From the Lathyrus oleraceus cultivar Zhongwan6 chromosome 4, CAAS_Psat_ZW6_1.0, whole genome shotgun sequence genome, one window contains:
- the LOC127136504 gene encoding uncharacterized protein LOC127136504, translating to MPSYAKFLKEILSNKKKLEDDETVILTVECNAIIQNSIPHKLKDPGSFSIPCVIGTFIIDKALCDLGASVSLMPLSTCEKLNLGELRPTKISLQLADRSVKFPVGRPFLATAGAIIDVKKGKLTFKLGDEKVEFLLAKFLQAPVIDDSCCLLDECVKEMEKEPFKYTEVLKIPTPLIRR from the exons ATGCCTTCGTACGCTAAATTCCTTAAAGAGATTCTATCAAACAAGAAAAAACTTGAGGACGATGAAACCGTTATACTTACTGTAGAATGCAATGCTATCATTCAAAATAGCATACCTCATAAACtgaaagaccctggtagtttttccATACCATGTGTAATCGGAACGTTTatcatagacaaagctctatgtGATTTAGGAGCCAGTGTTAGTTTAATGCCCTTATCCACATGCGAAAAACTCAATttgggagaattaagaccaacgAAGATATCTCTACAACTAGCTGACCGTTCTGTTAAATTTCCCGTAG GAAGACCCTTTTTAGCCACAGCCGGAGCCATTATAGATGTGAAGAAAGGAAAGCTGACATTCAAACTAGGAGATGAAAAAGTTGAATTTCTCTTAGCTAAATTCCTACAAGCACCAGTTATAGATGACTCATGTTGTCTCTTAGACGAATGTGTGAAAGAAATGGAGAAGGAACCATTTAAGTATACTGAAGTACTGAAGATTCCAACACCTCTTATTCGAAGATGA